The Pyxidicoccus sp. MSG2 DNA segment CCGGAGGCCGTGGTGGCCGTGCTCGGCATCCTGAAGGCCGGCGCCGCCTATGTGCCACTGGACCCGTCCGCTCCGGCCGAGCGGCTCGGCTTCATGCTGGAGGACACCGGTGCCGCGCGCGTGCTCACGCTGGAGGGCGCGTCGCGGCACCTTCCCCCGGGCGGAGTGCGGCCGCTCTTCCTCGACGCGGACGCCGCGCGCATCGCCGCCGCGCCGGACACAGCGCCACGCATGGAGACCACGGGCGCGGACCTGGCGTACGTCATGTACACGTCCGGTTCCACCGGCCGGCCCAAGGGCGTCTGCGTACCCCACCGCGCGGTGACGCGGCTGGTGCTGGGCACGGGCTTCGCGCGGCTGGGACCTGACGAGGTCTTCCTCCAATTGGCGCCGCTGGCCTTCGACGCCTCCACCTTCGAGCTGTGGGGCAGCCTGCTCCACGGCGCCCGGCTGGTGGTGCCGCCGCCGCATCCGCTGTCGCTGGAGGAGCTGGGCCGCGTCCTGGACAGGCACGGCATCACCACGCTGTGGCTGACGGCCGCGCTCTACGAGCAGATGGTCGCGGGCCAGCCGGCGTCCCTCGCGCGGGTGCGGCAGGTGCTCGCTGGCGGCGATGTGCTGCCGCCGGAGCGTGTGCGCGAGCACCTGGTCCTCGGCGGGCGGCTGGTGAATGGCTACGGCCCCACGGAGGGCACCACCTTCACCTGCTGCCACGTGCTGACGGACCCGGCCGGGGTGGGGCACTCGGTCTCCATCGGCCGGCCCATCGCGAACACGCGCGTGTACCTGCTGGACGCGCACCTGCGGCCGGTGCCCGTGGGCGTGCCGGGCGAGCTGTTCATCGGGGGCGACGGCCTGGCCTGGGGCTACCTGCGGCGGCCGGAGCTGACGGCGGAGTGCTTCATCCCGGACCCGTACAGCTCCACGCCCGGCGCTCGCCTCTACCGTTCCGGAGACCTCGCGCGGTGGCTGCCGGACGGGCGGCTGCAGTTCCACGGTCGCCGCGACGCGCAGGTGAAGCTGCGCGGTTTCCGAATCGAACCCGGCGAGGTGGAGGTGGCGCTGTCCCGCCACCCGGGCGTGCGCGAGGTGACGGTGGTGGCGCGCGACGACATGCCCGGCGGCAAGGCGCTGGTGGCGTACCTCGCGCCGCGCAACGCCGACACGCCGGACCCCCAGGTCCTGCGCGCCTTCCTCCGCAAGAGCCTGCCCGAGTACATGGTGCCGTCGGCCTTCGTCGTGCTGGACGCGCTGCCCGTCACCAGCAACGGCAAGGTGGACCGGCGCGCGCTGCCACACCCGGACACGGTGGGCGCGGGCGTGAAGGGCCGTGAGTCGGTGGCGCCGCGCACACCCGTGGAGGAGCAGGTCGCCGCGCTGGTGTGCCAGGTGCTCCGGCGCGAGCGCGTCAGCGTGCACGACGACTTCTTCGCGCTGGGCGGTCACTCGTTGCTCGCCACCCAGCTGCTCTCCCGCATGCAGCACACGCTGGGCGTGGAGCTGCCGCTGCGCGCCATGTTCGAGGGGCCCACCGTGGCCGACCTCGCGCGGCGCATCGAGGCGGAGCAGGGCGCGCCGGTGCGCTCACTGCCCCCGCTGGTCCGCGTGCCTCGCGACGGGCCGCTGCCGCTGTCCTTCTCGCAGGAGCGGCTCTGGAAGCTGTTCAAGCTGAACCCCGCGTCCACGGCCTACAACCAGCTGGGGACGTACCGCTTCGTCGGGGACATGAAGGTGGAGGCGCTCCACGGCGCGCTCCAGGCGATGGTGGACCGGCACGAGTCGCTGCGCACCACCTTCGTCGAGGAGGACGGGCGCCCGTTGCAGAAGGTGGCCCCGTCGTTCCACTTCGCGCTGCCGGTGACGGACCTGCGCGGGCGGGAGGACGCGCGGGACGAGGTGTTCCGGCGCATCTCCGAGGAGGCGCGCCGTCCTTTCGACCTGACGCGCGGGCCGCTGGTGCGCGGTGAGCTGTTCCGGCTCGCGGACGACGAGCACCTGCTGCTCTTCAGCAAGCACCACATCCTGTCGGACGGCTGGTCCGAGGGCATCCTCACCCGCGAGGTGGGGCTGTTCTATACGGCGCTCTCCACGGGCGTGACGCTGGCGCTGCCGCCGCTGCGCGTGCAGTACCCGGACTTCGCGGCGTGGCAGCGGGGCTGGCTCGCCGGGAGCGAGCTGGAGTCCCGGCTGGGCTACTGGCGCGCGGCGCTGGCCGGCGCGCCCACGTTGCTCGCCCTCCCCACCGACAAGCCCCGGCCGGCGACGCGGACCTTCAACGGCGCCTCGCTGCCGGTGGAACTGGGCCGCACGCACAGCGACGCGCTCAACGCCCTCTGCCAGCAGGAGCGGGTGACGCCCTTCATGGCGCTGCTGGCCCTGTTCGGCGCGGTGCTCTGCCGCGAGTCGGGCCAGGACGAGGTCGTCATCGGCTCGCCCATCGCCAACCGCACGCTGCCGGACCTGGAGCCGCTCATCGGCCTCTTCGTGAACGGGCTGGCGCTCCGCGTGGACCTGCGCGGCGGCCCCTCCTTCCGCCAGCTCCTCGCCCGCGTGCGGGACGTCACCCTGGGCGCGTACGCGCACCAGGAGGTGCCCTTCGAGCAGGTGGTGGACGCCATCGGCGTCCAGCGGCTGCCCAACCGCCCGCCGCTCTTCCAGGCCATGTTCGCGCTGCAGAACGCGCCCGCGGAGCCGGTGCCGCTGCCCGGCCTGACGCTGGCACCCATGGAGTCCACGGACCGGGGTAGCTCCATCTACGAGCTGTCCCTGGCGTTCTACGAGAGGGAGGGCGGCTTCAGCGGCAGCCTGGAGTTCAACACCGACCTGTTCGAGCCCACCACCGCGGAGCGCTGGCGCGACGCGCTGCTCGCGCTCATGGACCGGGTGCTGGCGAACCCCGATTCGCTGTGAGGTCTTCCATGGAAGAGAAGAACCGCTACCGCAACACGGAGTCGATGATCGTCCACGGCAATCCCTCCTTCCAGGCGGCGAAGGAGGCGGGGCTCCTGGACCTGTCGGTGCGCAACACCGGACGGGGCTCGCTCGAGCTGCCGGACGGCCGCGAGTTCATCAACATGTGCTCCTGCTCGTACCTGGGGCTGGACTCGCACCCCGACGTGCTCGAGGGCGCGATTGACGCGCTCCGCCGCGAGAAGACCATGGACATGGCCATCTCCCGGCTGCGGGTGCGCGTGTCCATCCTGGACGAGCTGGAGGAGGAGCTGTCCCGCCTCTGGCGCGCGAAGACGGTGGTCACCACCACGGCCAGCGCCGCCAGCGCGGGGCTGTTGCCGCTCATCGCCTCGGGGCACCTGCTGCCCGAGAAGCAGAAGCCGGTGCTCGTCTTCGACAAGGCGGCGCACTTCTCGATGAACCTCATCAAGCCCATCTGCGCGGACGAGACGGAGGTGCTCACGTCGCCGCACAACGACCTGGACTTCCTGGAGGACGTCTGCCGCAAGCACGCGCGCGTGGCCTACGTGGCGGACGGCTTCTACTCCATGGGCGGCGCGGCGGTGGTGAAGGAGCTGCTCGCGCTGCAGGACCGCTACGGCCTGTTCCTCTACTTCGACGATTCGCACTCCCTCTCGCTCTACGGCACGTCGGGCGAGGGCTTCGTGCGGACGCTGATTGGAGGCGAGGTGGGGCCGCGCACCATCATCATCGGTTCGCTGGGCAAGGGCTTCGGCACGGCGGGTGGGGCGGTGATGCTCGGCGCGGCCCACCACACGGACCTGGTGGGGCGCTTCGCCGGGCCGCTGGGCTGGTCGCAGAGCCTGTGCATCCCCGCCATCGGCGCCGGCCTGGGCTCCGCGCGCCTGCACGGGTCGGCGGAGCTGTCGAAGCGGCAGCAGGCGCTGCGCGCCAACATCCGCGCCTTCGACGAGCGCATCCCCACGCGCACCACGGGCGAGGACTTCCCCATCAAGGTCATCGAGGTGGGCCCCGAGGCCGCGGCGGTGGAGCGCTCGCGCCGGATGCTGGAGCGGGGCTTCTACACGTCGGCCGTGTTCTTCCCCATCGTCCCCAGGGGGCGGGCGGGCCTGCGCATCATGCTGCGCGCCAACCTGTCCCGGGACGACGTGCAGCGATTGTGTGACGCCGTGCAGGAAGTGTCAGCGCCGGTGGCTTGAAGAGAGAAAGCGGAGGCGTCATGCCGTTGCCCATTCCCAGCAGGACCTACCTCGTGACTCCCGCCCTGGACCCCACGCGCTTCGACAAGGCGGCGGCGGTGGGGGCGGACGTGGGGTTGCTCGACCTGGAGGACGGTGTGCCCGGGGCCCTCAAGGCCGAGGCGCGCCGGCTCGCCGTCGACCACCTCTGTCGCACCCGCCCCAGGGGCCCCATGACGGTGCGCATCAACAGCCTGCGCACCGTGGACGGCCTGCGGGACGTGCTCGCCCTGCTGGACGCGGACGCCCAGCCCGACGCCATCCTGCTGCCCAAGGTGGAGTCGCCCGTGGAGTTGCAGCAGCTCGACGAGCTGCTCGGCGAGCGCATCCCGGACGCCGTGCTGCTGGCCATCATCGAGACGCCCCGGGGCGTGTCGGCGGTGGACGCCATCGCCGGTGCCACGCCCCGGCTGCGGGGCCTCATCTTCGGCGCGGCGGACCTGTCGTCGCAGCTCGGCGTGCCGATGACGTGGGAGCCCATGCTGTACGCGCGCTCACGCATCGCCATGGCCGCGGGCCTCGCCGGGCTGGCCGCCATCGACTCGCCCTTCTTCGACCTGGAGGACCCGGAGGGCCTGGCGGAGGAGACGCGCCGGGCGCGCGCGCTGGGCTTCACCGCGAAGATCGTCATCCACCCGGACCAGGTGGACCTCATCCACGAGGCGCTCCGTCCCACCGCCCGCATGGTGGACCACGCACGGCGCGTGCTGGCCCAGGCGGATGACGGGAAGGGTGGCATCCACCTCGTGGGTGGCAACATGGTGGGCCCTCCGCTGGTGGCGGCCGCGCGGCGGGTGCTGGCGAGCGTGAAGCTGGAGGAGGCCCTGGAGCCCGTCGCGCTGCGCACGAGCGCCGGCAGGGGAGACACATGAAGAAGATGGTCACCGCCCACAAGAAGGTGGGCAAGCAGCGCTACCGCGAGACGCACGGCCTCTATTACGAGGACTTCGAGGTGGGCGACGTGTTCGAGCACCGGCCCGGGCGCACCCTCACCGACGTGGACAACATCTGGCAGTCGCTGCTGTGCCTCAACACGCACCCGCTCCACATCGACGCGGTGTACGCCAGCAAGACGGAGTGGAAGCGGCCGCTGATGTCGAGCCTGGTGACGCTGGCCATCGTTGGAGGTATGAGCCTCAACAGCACCAGCGCCAAGGGCGTGGCCAACCTGGGCTGGGACAAGGTCCGTCTCACCGCCCCCGTCTTCGTGGGCGACACCATCTACGCGGAGAGCCGCGTGCTGGACAAACGCATGTCGAAGTCGCGCAAGACGCAGGGCGTGGTCTCCGTGGAGACGAAGGGCGTGAAGGCGGACGGCACCGTCTTCATGACCTTCGAGCGTTCCTTCCTGGTGCCGCTGCGCAAGCACGCGGTGGACGTCGATGCCAACTACTGAAGCGGCCATGCGGGCGGTGGTGCTGGAGGAGTTCGGCGGGCCGGAGGTCATCCGGCTGGCGGAGGTGCCCCGTCCGCGGCCGGGCCCCCGCCAGCTCCGCGTGCGCGTGCGTGCCGCCGCCCTGAATCGCGGGGACACGGTGCAGCGCAGCGGCGGCTACCCGCTGCCTCCCGGCATCAAGAGCCCGCGCATGGGCATCGAGGTGGCGGGCGAGGTGGAGGCGGTGGGCGCCGAGGTGCGCGGCTTCACCCCGGGCCAGCGCGTCTTCGGCCTGGTGGACGGCGGCGGCTACGCCGAGGCGTGCCTCATGGAGGAGGGGATGGCCATCCCCATGCCGGACGGCTGGTCCTTCGTGAACGCCGCGGCCACGCCGGAGGCCTTCATCACCGCGCACGAGTCGCTGGTGGAGCTGGGCGGCCTGCGCAAGGGCCAGTCCGTGCTCATCCACGCGGGCGGCAGCGGGATTGGCACCGCCTGCATCCAGGTGGCGCATGCGGTGGGCGCGAAGGTGTTCGTCACCGTGAGCACCGAGGAGAAGCGGCGCCGGTGCCTGGAGCTGGGGGCCGACGCGGGCGTGCTGCGCACGGAGCGCAACTTCGCCCGCGAGGTGCCGACGCTCAATGGCAACGCGGGCGTGGACCTGGTGGTGGACTTCGTGGGCGGCGCGGCGCTGGAGCGCAACCTGTCCGTCCTGAAGTTCGGTGGGTGCGTGCTGCTGCTGGGCATGCTGGAGGGGATGAGCGCGGAGCTGGATTTGCGACAGGTGGTCATGCGCCGCCTGCAGCTCAAGGGCATGGCGCTGCGCCCGCTGCCGCCGGAGGAGAAGGCGGCCGTCACCCGGCGCTTTCGCGAGCGGTGGCTGCCGGAGCTGGTCGCCGGGCGCGTGCGCCCCATCATCGACTCCACCTTCCCGCTGGAGCGCGCGGCGGACGCGCACCGGCGCATGGAGTCCAACGCCAGCTTCGGGAAGATCGTCCTGGAGGTGTAGGCGCCCTCGCCGTGTCAGAAGGAGAGGTTGACCTGCAGGGTGATGAGGTTCGTGGTGCCCGGGTCCTTCGCCAGGCTGAGGCCCGTGGCGGCGGCCGGGTCCGGCGACTCCTGGTGGGCGATCTGGTAGCGCAGCTTGAGGGCCAGGTACGGCGCGTCCACGAACCACGCGAGCTGGGCCTCGCCGACGTAGAGCAGGTCGTTGTCTACATTCCCGCTCGCGTCCAGGTAGCTGAGCCGTACCCCCGCATCCAGCACCTTCTTGTAGAAGACATAGTCGGCCTGCACCCACGCGCCGAAGCTGGTGAAGTGGGCCGCATCTCCGGGGGGATCGGTGCGGCGCAGGTACGCCTCGCCAAAGAAGCTGAAGCGCCGGGCCTGCACGAACA contains these protein-coding regions:
- a CDS encoding non-ribosomal peptide synthetase, whose amino-acid sequence is MEPLKKSFPAPERARTPVIVARTEEAELSFAQLRLWLVDQYQSGTSLYNIPAALRLKGALDVPALERAFTEVVRRHQSLRTTFRAREGRPVQVIHPGMPCELDVADLRRLPGPERDAEALRLAREEARRPFDLTRGPLLRTGLVRLSEQEHVLLVTMHHIVSDAWSLSVLIREVGALYDAFLSGQPSPLPELPIQYADYAVRQREWLQEDVLDGQLAYWKRQLEGAPPQLELPTDRPRTADTRNPGAMMHVELPSALTRNLRSFCRAEGATLFMALLAGLQAVLARYSGQDDLCVGAPIAGRRQAETEGLIGFFVNTLVLRTRLGGDPTFRELLARVKEVTLGAYSHQDVPFEKLVEVLQPARQLGHTPFFQVALGLLNTPPLELSLRGLTLTPLDAVDSGTSKFDFTLTLVESPQRIAGTLEYRTDLFDPATAARMMEHLRVLLENAVLYPARRLSELSLQPTVERRRVLVDWNATSVEYPRDVSLPSLFEARAASTPDAVAVESAGRAFTYAELDRSANRLANHLLAEGVRLGDRVALCLEHSPEAVVAVLGILKAGAAYVPLDPSAPAERLGFMLEDTGAARVLTLEGASRHLPPGGVRPLFLDADAARIAAAPDTAPRMETTGADLAYVMYTSGSTGRPKGVCVPHRAVTRLVLGTGFARLGPDEVFLQLAPLAFDASTFELWGSLLHGARLVVPPPHPLSLEELGRVLDRHGITTLWLTAALYEQMVAGQPASLARVRQVLAGGDVLPPERVREHLVLGGRLVNGYGPTEGTTFTCCHVLTDPAGVGHSVSIGRPIANTRVYLLDAHLRPVPVGVPGELFIGGDGLAWGYLRRPELTAECFIPDPYSSTPGARLYRSGDLARWLPDGRLQFHGRRDAQVKLRGFRIEPGEVEVALSRHPGVREVTVVARDDMPGGKALVAYLAPRNADTPDPQVLRAFLRKSLPEYMVPSAFVVLDALPVTSNGKVDRRALPHPDTVGAGVKGRESVAPRTPVEEQVAALVCQVLRRERVSVHDDFFALGGHSLLATQLLSRMQHTLGVELPLRAMFEGPTVADLARRIEAEQGAPVRSLPPLVRVPRDGPLPLSFSQERLWKLFKLNPASTAYNQLGTYRFVGDMKVEALHGALQAMVDRHESLRTTFVEEDGRPLQKVAPSFHFALPVTDLRGREDARDEVFRRISEEARRPFDLTRGPLVRGELFRLADDEHLLLFSKHHILSDGWSEGILTREVGLFYTALSTGVTLALPPLRVQYPDFAAWQRGWLAGSELESRLGYWRAALAGAPTLLALPTDKPRPATRTFNGASLPVELGRTHSDALNALCQQERVTPFMALLALFGAVLCRESGQDEVVIGSPIANRTLPDLEPLIGLFVNGLALRVDLRGGPSFRQLLARVRDVTLGAYAHQEVPFEQVVDAIGVQRLPNRPPLFQAMFALQNAPAEPVPLPGLTLAPMESTDRGSSIYELSLAFYEREGGFSGSLEFNTDLFEPTTAERWRDALLALMDRVLANPDSL
- a CDS encoding aminotransferase class I/II-fold pyridoxal phosphate-dependent enzyme — encoded protein: MEEKNRYRNTESMIVHGNPSFQAAKEAGLLDLSVRNTGRGSLELPDGREFINMCSCSYLGLDSHPDVLEGAIDALRREKTMDMAISRLRVRVSILDELEEELSRLWRAKTVVTTTASAASAGLLPLIASGHLLPEKQKPVLVFDKAAHFSMNLIKPICADETEVLTSPHNDLDFLEDVCRKHARVAYVADGFYSMGGAAVVKELLALQDRYGLFLYFDDSHSLSLYGTSGEGFVRTLIGGEVGPRTIIIGSLGKGFGTAGGAVMLGAAHHTDLVGRFAGPLGWSQSLCIPAIGAGLGSARLHGSAELSKRQQALRANIRAFDERIPTRTTGEDFPIKVIEVGPEAAAVERSRRMLERGFYTSAVFFPIVPRGRAGLRIMLRANLSRDDVQRLCDAVQEVSAPVA
- a CDS encoding HpcH/HpaI aldolase/citrate lyase family protein, translating into MPLPIPSRTYLVTPALDPTRFDKAAAVGADVGLLDLEDGVPGALKAEARRLAVDHLCRTRPRGPMTVRINSLRTVDGLRDVLALLDADAQPDAILLPKVESPVELQQLDELLGERIPDAVLLAIIETPRGVSAVDAIAGATPRLRGLIFGAADLSSQLGVPMTWEPMLYARSRIAMAAGLAGLAAIDSPFFDLEDPEGLAEETRRARALGFTAKIVIHPDQVDLIHEALRPTARMVDHARRVLAQADDGKGGIHLVGGNMVGPPLVAAARRVLASVKLEEALEPVALRTSAGRGDT
- a CDS encoding MaoC/PaaZ C-terminal domain-containing protein, producing MKKMVTAHKKVGKQRYRETHGLYYEDFEVGDVFEHRPGRTLTDVDNIWQSLLCLNTHPLHIDAVYASKTEWKRPLMSSLVTLAIVGGMSLNSTSAKGVANLGWDKVRLTAPVFVGDTIYAESRVLDKRMSKSRKTQGVVSVETKGVKADGTVFMTFERSFLVPLRKHAVDVDANY
- a CDS encoding NAD(P)H-quinone oxidoreductase; its protein translation is MPTTEAAMRAVVLEEFGGPEVIRLAEVPRPRPGPRQLRVRVRAAALNRGDTVQRSGGYPLPPGIKSPRMGIEVAGEVEAVGAEVRGFTPGQRVFGLVDGGGYAEACLMEEGMAIPMPDGWSFVNAAATPEAFITAHESLVELGGLRKGQSVLIHAGGSGIGTACIQVAHAVGAKVFVTVSTEEKRRRCLELGADAGVLRTERNFAREVPTLNGNAGVDLVVDFVGGAALERNLSVLKFGGCVLLLGMLEGMSAELDLRQVVMRRLQLKGMALRPLPPEEKAAVTRRFRERWLPELVAGRVRPIIDSTFPLERAADAHRRMESNASFGKIVLEV